A part of Liolophura sinensis isolate JHLJ2023 chromosome 1, CUHK_Ljap_v2, whole genome shotgun sequence genomic DNA contains:
- the LOC135481868 gene encoding protein unc-45 homolog B-like isoform X1, with product MIQEMDRQLEGRAAEFFQHQKYAEAADVYTQCLEVAKEQNDRTNLLLNRASCYLKQSLYAEALGDCDEILKDDEVNEKALWKKIKVLCFQGSFHDAHNLATDWIQKDPENALAAKELRRLEIVMGCFKDKEAEVGEQNAEGTESNSSARSYSSVAASANSNNSSPQYSAVVSGAQHGHQSQSVPSPSREGHTSQSLNPLATEFVPRWQH from the exons ATGATTCAGGAAATGGATAGACAGTTAGAAGGTCGTGCTGCAGAGTTCTTTCAGCATCAGAAGTATGCGGAAGCTGCTGATGTCTACACTCAATGCCTTGAGGTGGCCAAGGAACAGAATGACAGAACCAACCTGCTTCTGAACAGAGCTTCCTGCTACCTTAAACAG tCACTGTATGCAGAAGCCTTGGGAGACTGTGATGAAA ttttaaaagaTGACGAAGTGAATGAAAAGGCTTTGTGGAAGAAGATAAAGGTGTTGTGTTTTCAAGGGAGTTTTCATGATGCCCACAACCTGGCCACTGACTGGATACAGAAAGATCCCGAG AATGCATTAGCTGCAAAGGAATTAAGACGTCTTGAAATAGTCATGGGTTGCTTCAAAGACAAG gaaGCAGAAGTGGGTGAACAGAATGCTGAAGGCACAGAGTCCAACAGCTCAGCTAGGTCATACTCCTCTGTGGCTGCTTCTGCCAACTCTAACAATAGTTCCCCACAATATTCAGCTGTAGTTTCAGGCGCTCAACATGGACACCAGTCCCAAAGTGTCCCATCCCCTAGCAG GGAAGGTCACACCTCTCAGAGCCTTAACCCATTAGCCACAGAGTTTGTCCCCAGATGGCAGCACTAG
- the LOC135481868 gene encoding protein unc-45 homolog B-like isoform X2, which yields MDRQLEGRAAEFFQHQKYAEAADVYTQCLEVAKEQNDRTNLLLNRASCYLKQSLYAEALGDCDEILKDDEVNEKALWKKIKVLCFQGSFHDAHNLATDWIQKDPENALAAKELRRLEIVMGCFKDKEAEVGEQNAEGTESNSSARSYSSVAASANSNNSSPQYSAVVSGAQHGHQSQSVPSPSREGHTSQSLNPLATEFVPRWQH from the exons ATGGATAGACAGTTAGAAGGTCGTGCTGCAGAGTTCTTTCAGCATCAGAAGTATGCGGAAGCTGCTGATGTCTACACTCAATGCCTTGAGGTGGCCAAGGAACAGAATGACAGAACCAACCTGCTTCTGAACAGAGCTTCCTGCTACCTTAAACAG tCACTGTATGCAGAAGCCTTGGGAGACTGTGATGAAA ttttaaaagaTGACGAAGTGAATGAAAAGGCTTTGTGGAAGAAGATAAAGGTGTTGTGTTTTCAAGGGAGTTTTCATGATGCCCACAACCTGGCCACTGACTGGATACAGAAAGATCCCGAG AATGCATTAGCTGCAAAGGAATTAAGACGTCTTGAAATAGTCATGGGTTGCTTCAAAGACAAG gaaGCAGAAGTGGGTGAACAGAATGCTGAAGGCACAGAGTCCAACAGCTCAGCTAGGTCATACTCCTCTGTGGCTGCTTCTGCCAACTCTAACAATAGTTCCCCACAATATTCAGCTGTAGTTTCAGGCGCTCAACATGGACACCAGTCCCAAAGTGTCCCATCCCCTAGCAG GGAAGGTCACACCTCTCAGAGCCTTAACCCATTAGCCACAGAGTTTGTCCCCAGATGGCAGCACTAG
- the LOC135467205 gene encoding probable helicase with zinc finger domain: MDRQLEGRAAEFFQHQKYAEAADVYTRCLEVAKEQNDRVNILLNRASCYLKQGKFSEAQGDCDEILQDDKTNEKALWKKIKVLCFQGRFQEANVLTTEWIEAEPTNRLALKEQKRLEIVMSALKDQGDEDETPVGGAVQISSDSTISEVRPAPEGREAVPQSSPTSNPVPTLPTFSTSSSPTDIKNQGTDDRKDMNIRVESNGSMEKSEEQKTPNTSPPSSEKASPTPPSSLWKQRPPPRGLTSDEYSLCVRFQEIGRCAFGEKCTQAHSLEELVEWKERFDHRRQRLQKARENNVQGNTSIEQLQEKLLGAENAETVITERLDVAKVHSNSDLKVDMSSKKCSHNWMFTVTSRIPLQRVLLLDDTYRSYFFISSVSKGPKKLQKHQNIDANCQEWVNPDHADPSANENVCRIKIVFKADIYGTFRQTVVFDYGSLPVLGQLIQVDSAPPLEGNRFAQELLLNAGNRWDINSVNLVEFQPLPLRKSENEERLKKMYICPHPEKFNLSRALFEPLSKENYRKRMHELLFIEEMEQFGSISRYNVKATLQLVNRFLLIPGTLSTAKYAHDGELFARMKVEDDLSEDSIHGRLILQNCQTAWIMPDNSGADNSEPTDKVYEVLIEDKGKNFIFLRVSAACVSNLKLSCDQDFKAQIQFQLNRLPVCEMHYGVDKLPSLSLVFPDLTTPPSIPWTPDRQWTNIDSKLNAKQKEAVIGITAPTSLKLPPILLCGPYGTGKTYTLAQAAKHVLKEKDTRILICTHSNSAADLYIKDFLHPYVIAGHPEATPMRIYYRHRWTQTVPDTVLPYCLKGGVGSGENFRLPTDVDLEKHRVVVTTLSTSRYLCDLNIKPGFFTHIFLDEAAQSLECESLLPLSLSGETTRIVLAGDHMQLSPDVCSAFVKERDFHRSLLERLYDSYSLDFPCKILLCENYRSHEAIVGLTSELFYDSKLVASGKQPAHESFYPLTFFTAKGEEVQHVNSTGFYNMAEIYEVVDRVEELQKTWPKAWGDLCDSSIGIVAPYADQVVRIRSELRKRKMFRVSVERVLNVQGKQFRAILLSAVRTRLTCTDSTLEELLDYGFLSNVKLLNTAITRAQSLVAVVGDPVSLCAVGKCRKVWEHFLKLCDKNKSLHGTSWQQIRLQLDGLEMKRTYVLNPNAPEFIPNQLRHGNRLTPNMFGYSPYNYMYGHKPVHPAYTGGFQPQLIYPYLSVPPYGHGYPMYPAPWMMPQRVFKHLSGGPHRGGKGSRLSPVSRGYGPASQSPPSQRIGTRGASPNDGVRPPPEGEAISSSDTQTSPPNMKTKPSGRFTNRHATNGALPYYSRGGMPHFIPHPAQMPYGMFVPDDPRFYMVQGGYPSHLSFLPMGPMPYPLPRYMPPFPSGPYPGPGGYHPSQLPHEDQRQSPNSSNRSTPGSFSSGPSRPASSTDLKGYSPSSSPNSFQQVQLLPNVKHAPAHLMNSESPRPDSRNSPDQRGTRNQSPIGITSISPAGKGIKHPRPVSAYAEDAKIGLLGYSGPVPHSQRVKPTRGTQGNPLTLHPPDSTMMSRPPLNSQYSEELQTPTQIHDLMRMIEESTQDSPGRQKSESNLLAAEYRAASEVSRSPGQVTSVQGPPLFKTSPGKAASGQGKELKLNISLANTRQNGLQKKHSSQIAKSAHRSDTVTSPSSNQPLPDHGDKPTYAGVLRRPPPSPQPQTPITPAVFPPSTPREQMGNDAMDILRNLNIKASPGTQALYQYFS; encoded by the exons ATGGATAGACAGTTAGAAGGTCGTGCTGCCGAGTTCTTCCAGCATCAGAAATATGCGGAAGCTGCTGATGTCTACACTCGGTGCCTTGAGGTGGCCAAGGAACAGAATGATAGAGTTAACATTCTACTTAACAGGGCTTCTTGCTACTTAAAACAG GGAAAGTTTAGTGAGGCACAGGGTGACTGTGATGAAA TTTTACAGGatgataaaacaaatgaaaaggcTTTATGGAAGAAGATCAAGGTTCTGTGCTTCCAGGGAAGGTTTCAGGAGGCGAATGTGCTGACAACAGAGTGGATAGAGGCAGAGCCAACG AATCGTCTGGCTCTAAAAGAACAGAAGAGATTGGAGATTGTTATGTCAGCATTGAAAGACCAG GGAGACGAAGATGAAACCCCAGTGGGTGGAGCTGTACAGATCTCCTCGGACAGCACCATCTCTGAGGTACGGCCAGCCCCTGAAGGGAGAGAAGCAGTGCCCCAGAGCTCCCCCACCAGTAACCCTGTCCCTACCCTCCCAACCTTCTCCACTAGCTCTTCACCCACAGATATCAAGAATCAAGGCACTGATGACAGGAAAG ATATGAACATCAGGGTTGAAAGCAATGGCAGCATGGAGAAGAGTGAAGAGCAAAAGACTCCAAACACCAGCCCTCCTTCCAGTGAGAAAGCATCGCCCACCCCACCCAGCAGCCTCTGGAAACAGCGCCCTCCCCCTCGAGGCCTCACCAGTGATGAGTACAGCTTGTGTGTGCG GTTTCAAGAGATTGGGCGCTGTGCATTTGGAGAGAAGTGCACCCAGGCGCATTCACTGGAGGAGCTAGTGGAATGGAAGGAGAGATTTGATCATCGAAGACAACGACTGCAGAAAGCACGAGAAAACAATGTGCAAGGAAATACAAGTATAGAACAACTTCAGGAAAAGTTACTGGGTGCAGAAAATGCTGAGACAGTG ATTACAGAGAGGCTTGATGTAGCTAAGGTCCACAGTAACAGTGACCTGAAGGTAGACATGTCCAGTAAGAAGTGTAGTCACAACTGGATGTTCACAGTGACAAGTCGG ATTCCCCTGCAGAGAGTCCTTCTATTAGATGATACCTACAGATCCTATTTCTTTATATCCTCTGTGTCCAAAGGCCCCAAGAAATTGCAGAAGCATCAAAATATAGACGCAAACTGTCAAGAGTGGGTGAACCCAGACCATGCTGACCCCAGTGCTAATGAGAATGTCTGCAGGATTAAG ATAGTTTTCAAGGCTGACATATACGGAACATTCCGTCAAACCGTGGTATTTGACTATGGGAGTTTGCCAGTGTTAGGTCAGCTAATACAGGTTGATTCCGCCCCACCTCTTGAAGGAAACCGGTTTGCCCAGGAATTACTGCTCAATGCTGGGAATAGATGGGATATCAACTCTGTTAACTTGGTGGAATTTCAACCCCT GCCCTTGCGAAAATCTGAGAATGAGGAGAGGTTAAAGAAGATGTACATATGTCCCCACCCCGAGAAGTTTAATTTGTCTCGGGCTCTGTTTGAACCACTGTCTAAGGAAAACTATCGCAAGAGAATGCATGAACTACTTTTCATTGAGGAGATGGAACAGTTTGGGAGTATTTCAAG GTATAATGTTAAGGCCACTTTGCAGCTGGTGAATCGGTTCCTTTTGATCCCAGGAACTTTGTCTACAGCTAAGTACGCTCATGATGGTGAACTGTTTGCACGGATGAAGGTTGAGGATGACCTGTCAGAGGACTCCATCCATGGAAGACTCATCCTTCAAAACTGTCAAACAGCTTGGATCATGCCTGACAACTCAGGGGCAGACAACTCTGAGCCAACGGACAAAGTGTATGAGGTCCTGATTGAGGATAAGGggaaaaatttcatttttctacGTGTATCGGCTGCCTGTGTATCCAACCTAAAGCTTAGCTGTGACCAAGACTTCAAGGCTCAG atcCAGTTTCAGTTGAATCGTCTGCCTGTGTGTGAGATGCACTATGGTGTAGACAAACTACCGTCTCTCAGTCTGGTATTCCCTGACTTGACCACACCCCCATCCATTCCCTGGACTCCAGACAG ACAGTGGACTAACATAGATTCAAAGCTGAATGCCAAGCAGAAGGAAGCTGTTATAGGAATCACTGCTCCAACATCACTGAAGCTTCCACCCATCTTACTGTGTGGCCCTTACGGTACAGGAAAGACCTACACCCTGGCACAGGCAGCTAAACATGTGCTCAAAGAGAAGGACACTCGTATCCTCATCTGTACCCATTCTAATAG TGCTGCTGACTTGTACATCAAGGACTTCCTGCATCCATATGTGATTGCTGGACACCCAGAGGCGACCCCTATGAGGATCTACTACCGTCATAGGTGGACACAGACTGTCCCAGACACAGTGTTACCGTACTGTCTGAAGGGAGGAGTGGGGTCAGGGGAGAACTTCCGTCTGCCTACAGACGTTGACCTGGAGAAACACCGTGTGGTGGTTACCACATTGAGCACGTCACGTTACCTGTGTGACCTTAACATCAAACCAG GTTTTTTCACACACATCTTCCTGGATGAAGCTGCCCAGTCTCTGGAGTGTGAAAGCTTGTTGCCCTTATCTTTGTCAGGGGAAACAACGCGGATTGTACTGGCTGGAGATCATATGCAG CTCAGCCCTGATGTCTGCTCTGCATTTGTGAAGGAGAGAGATTTCCATCGTTCATTGCTCGAGCGTTTGTATGACTCGTACTCCCTGGACTTTCCGTGTAAGATACTCCTCTGTGAAAACTACAGATCTCATGAGGCCATAGTTGGCCTCACATCTGAGCTGTTTTATGACTCTAAGCTTGTTGCGAGTGGCAAACAGCCAGCCCACGAGTCTTTCTATCCACTCACTTTCTTCACAGCCAAGGGAGAGGAAGTACAGCATGTGAACAGTAccggcttctacaacatggctgaG ATCTATGAAGTAGTGGATCGTGTAGAGGAACTTCAGAAAACTTGGCCAAAGGCATGGGGAGACCTTTGTGACAGCAGTATTGGTATAGTGGCGCCTTATGCTGACCAG GTGGTGCGTATCAGATCTGAGCTGAGGAAGAGGAAGATGTTCAGGGTGTCTGTGGAAAGAGTGCTTAATGTTCAAG GTAAACAGTTTCGTGCGATCTTGCTCAGTGCTGTTCGCACTCGTCTCACCTGTACAGATAGCACATTGGAGGAACTCCTTGACTACGGCTTCCTCTCTAATGTCAAACTTCTCAACACGGCCATTACCCGAGCCCAGTCGCTGGTGGCAGTTGTTGGAGACCCAGTCTCTCTTTGTGCCGTTGGCAAGTGTAG aaaaGTCTGGGAACACTTTTTAAAGCTGTGTGATAAGAACAAAAGCCTGCACGGAACAAGTTGGCAGCAGATACGCCTGCAGCTGGATGGGTTAGAGATGAAGAGGACTTATGTACTCAACCCCAATGCCCCAGAGTTCATCCCAAATCAGCTTAGACATGGCAATCGCTTAACTCCCAACATGTTTGGCTACAGCCCCTACAATTATATGTATGGACACAAACCTGTCCACCCAGCCTACACAGGAGGATTTCAACCTCAG TTGATCTATCCATACTTGTCTGTGCCTCCTTACGGCCATGGCTATCCCATGTACCCCGCCCCCTGGATGATGCCTCAGAGGGTCTTCAAGCACCTGTCAGGAGGCCCCCACAGAGGAGGTAAGGGGAGTCGCCTGTCCCCAGTGTCCAGAGGCTATGGACCTGCCAGTCAGAGCCCTCCATCCCAGAGGATAGGGACACGTGGAGCCTCTCCGAATGACGGGGTGAGGCCACCCCCTGAGGGTGAAGCCATATCATCCTCAGACACCCAGACCTCTCCACCGAACATGAAGACCAAGCCCTCAGGCAGGTTTACAAATCGACACGCAACCAACGGGGCTCTGCCGTACTACTCTCGGGGAGGCATGCCCCATTTTATACCCCATCCAGCTCAGATGCCATATGGCATGTTCGTCCCAGACGACCCAAGGTTTTACATGGTGCAAGGGGGTTACCCATCACATCTCAGTTTTCTGCCCATGGGGCCAATGCCTTACCCTTTACCAAGGTACATGCCCCCTTTCCCCTCAGGGCCTTACCCAGGGCCAGGCGGTTATCATCCATCCCAGCTCCCCCATGAGGACCAACGACAGTCACCCAACTCCTCCAATCGGAGCACACCTGGGAGTTTCAGCTCCGGGCCGTCACGACCAGCCAGCTCAACAGACCTGAAGGGTTACTCCCCTTCCTCCTCCCCAAACTCCTTCCAGCAGGTACAGCTACTGCCCAATGTAAAGCATGCGCCCGCTCACCTCATGAACTCGGAGAGTCCACGGCCTGACAGCAGGAACTCTCCAGACCAACGGGGCACCAGGAACCAGTCACCCATAGGCATCACATCCATCTCCCCAGCTGGCAAGGGCATCAAACACCCTAGGCCAGTATCTGCCTACGCAGAGGATGCTAAGATTGGACTCCTGGGGTACAGTGGTCCAGTGCCCCACAGTCAGCGTGTGAAGCCAACCCGAGGCACCCAGGGAAATCCTCTTACCCTTCACCCCCCAGACAGCACAATGATGTCACGACCTCCCCTGAACAGTCAGTACAGTGAGGAACTGCAGACCCCAACACAGATCCATGATTTGATGAGAATGATAGAGGAAAGCACACAGGATAGCCCAGGCAGACAGAAAAGCGAAAGTAATCTACTGGCTGCTGAATACAGGGCAGCATCAGAGGTTAGCAGGTCACCAGGTCAAGTCACTTCAGTCCAGGGACCACCTCTTTTTAAAACCTCACCAGGGAAGGCAGCATCAGGACAAGGAAAGGAACTGAAACTGAACATCAGCCTAGCCAACACCAGACAGAATGGGTTACAGAAAAAGCACTCTAGCCAGATCGCCAAGTCAGCTCACAGATCAgacacagttacctccccttcatCTAACCAGCCTCTCCCAGATCATGGTGACAAGCCAACCTATGCTGGTGTATTGAGACGCCCTCCTCCCTCGCCCCAGCCTCAAACACCCATCACCCCAGCAGTTTTCCCACCCAGTACCCCAAGAGAACAGATGGGTAATGATGCAATGGACATTCTGCGGAATCTCAACATAAAGGCGTCCCCAGGCACCCAGGCCTTATACCAATACTTTTCTTAA